The following proteins come from a genomic window of Trifolium pratense cultivar HEN17-A07 linkage group LG4, ARS_RC_1.1, whole genome shotgun sequence:
- the LOC123920916 gene encoding TMV resistance protein N-like isoform X1, with product MANHNEFAHDVFLSFRGGTRYSFTDHLFRSLLRHGINVFRDDQNLKIGDEIGPSLLQAIEASRISIVVLCKDYASSSWCLDELVKIVDCYENNGKSVFVIFYKVEPSDVRHQRNSYEIAMVEHENRFGSESKKVKAWRLALNRVCALSGIHYKDDIYESEFIDKIVRDISAKLPPMPLQIKHLVGLDSRFEQVKSLIDFDSDDSVCMLGICGGGGIGKTTFAMDIYNKIRHRFEAGSFLANVREKSNASTSGLGDLQRTLLSEMGVETQTMMGSTFRGCSEIKRRLSHKRVLLVLDDVDSVKQLETLAGGHDWFGSGSRIIITTRDADVLHKHDVKTYKLEELNYHESIELFCRYAFNMSKPAENFGNISSRAINYAKGIPLALKVIGSNLKGKSIEEWVIELQKYKKVPDVEIQGVLEISYKSLSDLDQKVFLDMACFFKGERWDYVKRVLDACDFYPIIRVFVSKCLITVDENGCLEMHDLIQDMGREIVRKESASNPGERSRLWSHKDVLDVLKGNMGSSTVEGIKLHPPKQEKVDQWAHTAFEKMKNLRILIVRNTLFLSGPTYLPNSLRLLDWKCFPSKNFPPDFYPYRIVDFKLPHCSMILKKPFQIFEDLTFINLSHSQSITQIPDLSGAKNLRMFTLDKCRKLVRFDISIGFLPNLVYLSASGCTELKCFVPKMYLPSLQELSFNFCEKLEYFPHVIQKMDKPLKIYMINTAVKEFPKSIGNLTGLQYIDMSQCKGVKDLSSSFLLLPKLLTLKIDGCSQLGASFQRFKDHHSRANGYPNLETLHFSMANLSYEDVDAIIECFPKLTDLKVSHSDFIALPKCIRGSLHLKSLDVSFCNNLTEIPELPLSIQKIDARHCPSLRSEASSLLWSKVSQEIERIQVVMPMLKREIPEWFDCIYSQGIPIFWARRKFPIVALALVFQEVKKKTDNVPTFSDKIRLLIGIKRWYTISLHLFIDGQEICCRDFHYFDIGADHVLLCDLRVLFSDEEWQNLDASLGDDCKTIQIQCVPNLKQDLILTSWGVYVYKQETSMNNIRFIPPNLIEPLSNMLTPFLVPQRSREQTEQYMKHVLNSLKFTDLFNVDSIWRQSEVSDISLKVLLRSFRNAKAEIIDEASSSLCGASLKQDHEDSVADVVQVLEMLKEKAPKHFAEHEYYQIEEGSVESLLTAHVELENTLNIRMPIVLVYTSNILGTYQRYWGNMEIKLGDPVFKSVLSRFNDFPFRVGTTTETSATILELKCQPQFEEEASSSSIEESLEEGYHDPEFEELMRRIEQDAMSLNKHYGKIKASIVQIDGPFSEIYETEAFLFQTLMRNRFTRLYMFGSPFKIKITSYGMIRSEDEYIPMVRTCFWLLYMVLLVLILLSFWFTRMTLVWGWLLVKKFFVVSCKKVYRIVDKSIMRVKKKEL from the exons atGGCGAATCACAATGAATTCGCACACGACGTTTTTCTAAGTTTCAGAGGCGGAACACGCTACTCCTTCACCGATCATCTCTTCCGTTCTCTTCTCCGTCACGGAATCAACGTTTTCAGAGACGATCAAAACCTCAAAATCGGCGACGAAATCGGTCCTTCACTTCTACAAGCAATCGAAGCTTCTAGAATCTCAATTGTTGTTCTCTGTAAAGACTACGCTTCTTCTAGTTGGTGCCTTGATGAACTTGTTAAGATTGTTGACTGTTATGAAAATAATGGAAAATCggtttttgttatattttataaggTTGAACCTTCAGATGTTAGACATCAGAGAAATAGTTATGAAATTGCTATGGTTGAACATGAGAACAGATTTGGAAGTGAATCGAAGAAGGTTAAAGCATGGAGATTGGCTTTGAATAGAGTTTGTGCTCTTAGTGGAATTCATTACAAAGATGATAT CTATGAATCAGAGTTTATTGATAAGATTGTCAGAGACATCTCAGCTAAACTACCTCCCATGCCTTTACAAATCAAACACTTAGTTGGACTTGATTCTCGTTTCGAACAAGTGAAGTCTCTCATTGATTTCGATTCTGATGATTCTGTTTGCATGTTGGGAATTTGTGGAGGTGGTGGAATAGGCAAAACCACATTTGCCATGGATATATATAACAAGATCAGACATCGATTTGAAGCTGGAAGTTTTCTTGCTAATGTAAGAGAAAAATCAAATGCAAGCACTAGTGGCCTGGGAGATCTCCAAAGGACACTTCTGTCTGAAATGGGTGTGGAGACACAAACCATGATGGGAAGCACATTTAGAGGATGCTCGGAAATAAAACGCAGACTATCCCACAAAAGAGTTCTTCTGGTACTAGATGATGTTGATTCAGTAAAACAATTGGAAACATTAGCTGGAGGACATGATTGGTTTGGTTCTGGTAGCAGAATCATCATAACAACAAGAGATGCAGATGTTCTACATAAGCATGATGTGAAAACATATAAACTCGAAGAGTTAAATTATCATGAATCCATTGAACTCTTTTGTAGGTATGCCTTTAATATGAGCAAACCTGCAGAAAACTTTGGAAATATCTCTTCTCGTGCAATAAATTATGCAAAGGGTATACCATTGGCTTTAAAAGTAATAGGATCAAATTTGAAAGGTAAGAGCATAGAGGAGTGGGTTATTGAACTGCAGAAATATAAAAAGGTTCCAGATGTTGAGATTCAAGGTGTACTGGAAATAAGCTACAAAAGCCTATCTGACTTGGACCAAAAAGTTTTTCTTGACATGGCTTGCTTTTTCAAAGGGgaaagatgggattatgttaaaAGGGTACTAGATGCTTGTGATTTCTACCCAATTATACGAGTATTTGTTAGCAAATGTCTCATAActgttgatgaaaatggttGTTTAGAAATGCATGATCTAATACAAGACATGGGTAGAGAGATTGTTCGAAAGGAATCAGCATCAAACCCTGGTGAACGCAGCCGATTATGGTCTCATAAAGATGTTCTTGATGTACTAAAAGGAAACATG GGAAGTTCTACAGTTGAAGGAATAAAGCTTCATCCCccaaaacaagaaaaagtaGATCAGTGGGCTCATACTGCCTTTGAGAAGATGAAAAACCTCAGAATTTTGATTGTTAGGAATACATTATTTTTATCAGGACCTACTTATCTTCCAAATAGTTTGCGTCTACTCGATTGGAAGTGCTTCCCATCAAAGAATTTCCCACCAGATTTTTATCCATATAGAATTGTTGACTTCAAGTTACCTCATTGCTCTATGATATTGAAAAAGCCCTTCCAG ATTTTTGAGGATTTAACATTCATCAATCTCTCGCATAGTCAATCCATAACTCAAATTCCTGATCTGTCTGGAGCTAAAAACTTAAGAATGTTTACACTTGATAAATGTCGTAAACTGGTAAGGTTTGATATATCAATTGGGTTTTTGCCTAATCTGGTGTATTTAAGTGCTTCTGGGTGCACTGAGCTCAAATGTTTTGTGCCAAAAATGTATTTGCCATCCCTTCAAGAGCTTTCATTTAACTTCTGCGAAAAGTTGGAATACTTCCCACATGTAATACAAAAGATGGATAAGCCGTTAAAGATTTACATGATAAATACTGCCGTTAAGGAGTTTCCAAAGTCTATTGGTAACCTTACGGGGCTTCAATATATAGACATGTCACAATGTAAAGGGGTCAAAGATCTATCGAGTAGCTTCTTACTGCTTCCAAAACTGCTCACTTTGAAAATTGATGGATGCTCGCAACTTGGGGCATCATTTCAAAGGTTCAAAGATCACCATTCAAGGGCAAATGGTTATCCAAATTTAGAAACACTTCATTTTAGCATGGCTAATCTATCATATGAAGATGTTGATGCCATTATTGAATGTTTTCCAAAACTCACGGACTTGAAAGTATCACACAGTGACTTTATAGCCCTTCCAAAATGCATCAGAGGTTCTTTGCACTTGAAAAGTCTTGATGTGAGCTTCTGCAATAATCTCACAGAAATTCCAGAACTTCCATTAAGTATTCAGAAAATAGATGCAAGACATTGTCCATCCTTAAGATCAGAGGCATCAAGTTTGCTCTGGTCAAAG GTTTCACAAGAAATCGAAAGAATACAAGTTGTGATGCCGATGTTGAAAAGGGAGATTCCAGAATGGTTTGACTGTATTTACTCTCAAGGGATTCCTATATTTTGGGCTCGCAGGAAGTTTCCCATTGTTGCTTTAGCATTAGTTTTCCaggaagtaaaaaaaaagacagaCAATGTTCCTACATTTAGTGATAAAATAAGATTGTTGATTGGAATCAAGAGATGGTACACTATTAGCCTCCATTTGTTTATTGATGGCCAAGAAATTTGTTGCAGGGATTTCCATTATTTCGATATTGGGGCAGATCATGTGCTATTGTGTGATCTTCGAGTTTTGTTTAGTGATGAAGAGTGGCAGAACCTTGATGCAAGTCTCGGAGATGACTGTAAGACAATTCAGATTCAATGTGTTCCAAACTTGAAGCAAGACTTGATTCTGACTAGTTGGGGAGTTTATGTGTACAAGCAAGAAACAAGCATGAATAATATACGATTCATACCTCCCAATCTGATCGAGCCGTTGTCCAATATGCTAACACCATTTTTGGTTCCACAAAGATCTCGTGAGCAGACAGAGCAGTACATGAAACATGTTCTGAACAGTCTCAAATTTACAGATTTGTTTAATGTGGATTCCATTTGGCGACAGTCAGAAGTTTCAGACATTTCTTTAAAAGTGCTTCTCCGGTCTTTCAGAAATGCCAAGGCTGAAATTATAGATGAGGCTTCCTCCTCTCTGTGTGGGGCAAGTCTAAAACAGGATCATGAAGATTCTGTAGCAGACGTGGTTCAGGTATTAGAGATGCTGAAAGAAAAAGCCCCAAAACATTTTGCTGAACATGAATATTATCAAATTGAAGAAGGATCTGTGGAAAGCTTATTGACGGCACATGTAGAATTGGAAAACACCTTGAACATCAGAATGCCTATTGTTTTGGTGTATACTAGTAATATACTGGGAACGTACCAACGCTATTGGGGAAACATGGAGATAAAATTGGGAGATCCAGTTTTCAAATCAGTGTTGAGTAGGTTTAACGATTTTCCGTTTCGAGTTGGGACAACCACTGAAACCTCAGCCACTATCCTTGAATTGAAATGCCAGCCTCAATTTGAGGAGGAAGCTTCGAGCTCTAGCATTGAAGAATCCTTAGAGGAAGGATACCATGATCCTGAATTTGAAGAGTTAATGAGGAGGATAGAGCAGGATGCTATGAGCTTGAATAAACATTATGGCAAGATAAAGGCATCTATTGTTCAAATTGATGGGCCATTTTCTGAAATTTATGAAACAGAAGCTTTCCTCTTCCAAACACTTATGAGAAATCGTTTTACGAGATTGTATATGTTTGGATCACCATTCAAGATTAAGATCACATCTTATGGGATGATTAGGTCAGAGGACGAATATATACCCATGGTCAGGACATGTTTCTGGTTATTGTACATGGTTCTTCTTGTTCTAATCTTGCTGTCATTTTGGTTTACTCGTATGACATTAGTGTGGGGTTGGTTGCTTGTCaagaaattttttgttgtttcctGTAAAAAAGTATACAGGATAGTTGACAAAAGTATTATGAGAGTAAAGAAGAAGGAATTGTAG
- the LOC123920916 gene encoding TMV resistance protein N-like isoform X2, producing the protein MPLQIKHLVGLDSRFEQVKSLIDFDSDDSVCMLGICGGGGIGKTTFAMDIYNKIRHRFEAGSFLANVREKSNASTSGLGDLQRTLLSEMGVETQTMMGSTFRGCSEIKRRLSHKRVLLVLDDVDSVKQLETLAGGHDWFGSGSRIIITTRDADVLHKHDVKTYKLEELNYHESIELFCRYAFNMSKPAENFGNISSRAINYAKGIPLALKVIGSNLKGKSIEEWVIELQKYKKVPDVEIQGVLEISYKSLSDLDQKVFLDMACFFKGERWDYVKRVLDACDFYPIIRVFVSKCLITVDENGCLEMHDLIQDMGREIVRKESASNPGERSRLWSHKDVLDVLKGNMGSSTVEGIKLHPPKQEKVDQWAHTAFEKMKNLRILIVRNTLFLSGPTYLPNSLRLLDWKCFPSKNFPPDFYPYRIVDFKLPHCSMILKKPFQIFEDLTFINLSHSQSITQIPDLSGAKNLRMFTLDKCRKLVRFDISIGFLPNLVYLSASGCTELKCFVPKMYLPSLQELSFNFCEKLEYFPHVIQKMDKPLKIYMINTAVKEFPKSIGNLTGLQYIDMSQCKGVKDLSSSFLLLPKLLTLKIDGCSQLGASFQRFKDHHSRANGYPNLETLHFSMANLSYEDVDAIIECFPKLTDLKVSHSDFIALPKCIRGSLHLKSLDVSFCNNLTEIPELPLSIQKIDARHCPSLRSEASSLLWSKVSQEIERIQVVMPMLKREIPEWFDCIYSQGIPIFWARRKFPIVALALVFQEVKKKTDNVPTFSDKIRLLIGIKRWYTISLHLFIDGQEICCRDFHYFDIGADHVLLCDLRVLFSDEEWQNLDASLGDDCKTIQIQCVPNLKQDLILTSWGVYVYKQETSMNNIRFIPPNLIEPLSNMLTPFLVPQRSREQTEQYMKHVLNSLKFTDLFNVDSIWRQSEVSDISLKVLLRSFRNAKAEIIDEASSSLCGASLKQDHEDSVADVVQVLEMLKEKAPKHFAEHEYYQIEEGSVESLLTAHVELENTLNIRMPIVLVYTSNILGTYQRYWGNMEIKLGDPVFKSVLSRFNDFPFRVGTTTETSATILELKCQPQFEEEASSSSIEESLEEGYHDPEFEELMRRIEQDAMSLNKHYGKIKASIVQIDGPFSEIYETEAFLFQTLMRNRFTRLYMFGSPFKIKITSYGMIRSEDEYIPMVRTCFWLLYMVLLVLILLSFWFTRMTLVWGWLLVKKFFVVSCKKVYRIVDKSIMRVKKKEL; encoded by the exons ATGCCTTTACAAATCAAACACTTAGTTGGACTTGATTCTCGTTTCGAACAAGTGAAGTCTCTCATTGATTTCGATTCTGATGATTCTGTTTGCATGTTGGGAATTTGTGGAGGTGGTGGAATAGGCAAAACCACATTTGCCATGGATATATATAACAAGATCAGACATCGATTTGAAGCTGGAAGTTTTCTTGCTAATGTAAGAGAAAAATCAAATGCAAGCACTAGTGGCCTGGGAGATCTCCAAAGGACACTTCTGTCTGAAATGGGTGTGGAGACACAAACCATGATGGGAAGCACATTTAGAGGATGCTCGGAAATAAAACGCAGACTATCCCACAAAAGAGTTCTTCTGGTACTAGATGATGTTGATTCAGTAAAACAATTGGAAACATTAGCTGGAGGACATGATTGGTTTGGTTCTGGTAGCAGAATCATCATAACAACAAGAGATGCAGATGTTCTACATAAGCATGATGTGAAAACATATAAACTCGAAGAGTTAAATTATCATGAATCCATTGAACTCTTTTGTAGGTATGCCTTTAATATGAGCAAACCTGCAGAAAACTTTGGAAATATCTCTTCTCGTGCAATAAATTATGCAAAGGGTATACCATTGGCTTTAAAAGTAATAGGATCAAATTTGAAAGGTAAGAGCATAGAGGAGTGGGTTATTGAACTGCAGAAATATAAAAAGGTTCCAGATGTTGAGATTCAAGGTGTACTGGAAATAAGCTACAAAAGCCTATCTGACTTGGACCAAAAAGTTTTTCTTGACATGGCTTGCTTTTTCAAAGGGgaaagatgggattatgttaaaAGGGTACTAGATGCTTGTGATTTCTACCCAATTATACGAGTATTTGTTAGCAAATGTCTCATAActgttgatgaaaatggttGTTTAGAAATGCATGATCTAATACAAGACATGGGTAGAGAGATTGTTCGAAAGGAATCAGCATCAAACCCTGGTGAACGCAGCCGATTATGGTCTCATAAAGATGTTCTTGATGTACTAAAAGGAAACATG GGAAGTTCTACAGTTGAAGGAATAAAGCTTCATCCCccaaaacaagaaaaagtaGATCAGTGGGCTCATACTGCCTTTGAGAAGATGAAAAACCTCAGAATTTTGATTGTTAGGAATACATTATTTTTATCAGGACCTACTTATCTTCCAAATAGTTTGCGTCTACTCGATTGGAAGTGCTTCCCATCAAAGAATTTCCCACCAGATTTTTATCCATATAGAATTGTTGACTTCAAGTTACCTCATTGCTCTATGATATTGAAAAAGCCCTTCCAG ATTTTTGAGGATTTAACATTCATCAATCTCTCGCATAGTCAATCCATAACTCAAATTCCTGATCTGTCTGGAGCTAAAAACTTAAGAATGTTTACACTTGATAAATGTCGTAAACTGGTAAGGTTTGATATATCAATTGGGTTTTTGCCTAATCTGGTGTATTTAAGTGCTTCTGGGTGCACTGAGCTCAAATGTTTTGTGCCAAAAATGTATTTGCCATCCCTTCAAGAGCTTTCATTTAACTTCTGCGAAAAGTTGGAATACTTCCCACATGTAATACAAAAGATGGATAAGCCGTTAAAGATTTACATGATAAATACTGCCGTTAAGGAGTTTCCAAAGTCTATTGGTAACCTTACGGGGCTTCAATATATAGACATGTCACAATGTAAAGGGGTCAAAGATCTATCGAGTAGCTTCTTACTGCTTCCAAAACTGCTCACTTTGAAAATTGATGGATGCTCGCAACTTGGGGCATCATTTCAAAGGTTCAAAGATCACCATTCAAGGGCAAATGGTTATCCAAATTTAGAAACACTTCATTTTAGCATGGCTAATCTATCATATGAAGATGTTGATGCCATTATTGAATGTTTTCCAAAACTCACGGACTTGAAAGTATCACACAGTGACTTTATAGCCCTTCCAAAATGCATCAGAGGTTCTTTGCACTTGAAAAGTCTTGATGTGAGCTTCTGCAATAATCTCACAGAAATTCCAGAACTTCCATTAAGTATTCAGAAAATAGATGCAAGACATTGTCCATCCTTAAGATCAGAGGCATCAAGTTTGCTCTGGTCAAAG GTTTCACAAGAAATCGAAAGAATACAAGTTGTGATGCCGATGTTGAAAAGGGAGATTCCAGAATGGTTTGACTGTATTTACTCTCAAGGGATTCCTATATTTTGGGCTCGCAGGAAGTTTCCCATTGTTGCTTTAGCATTAGTTTTCCaggaagtaaaaaaaaagacagaCAATGTTCCTACATTTAGTGATAAAATAAGATTGTTGATTGGAATCAAGAGATGGTACACTATTAGCCTCCATTTGTTTATTGATGGCCAAGAAATTTGTTGCAGGGATTTCCATTATTTCGATATTGGGGCAGATCATGTGCTATTGTGTGATCTTCGAGTTTTGTTTAGTGATGAAGAGTGGCAGAACCTTGATGCAAGTCTCGGAGATGACTGTAAGACAATTCAGATTCAATGTGTTCCAAACTTGAAGCAAGACTTGATTCTGACTAGTTGGGGAGTTTATGTGTACAAGCAAGAAACAAGCATGAATAATATACGATTCATACCTCCCAATCTGATCGAGCCGTTGTCCAATATGCTAACACCATTTTTGGTTCCACAAAGATCTCGTGAGCAGACAGAGCAGTACATGAAACATGTTCTGAACAGTCTCAAATTTACAGATTTGTTTAATGTGGATTCCATTTGGCGACAGTCAGAAGTTTCAGACATTTCTTTAAAAGTGCTTCTCCGGTCTTTCAGAAATGCCAAGGCTGAAATTATAGATGAGGCTTCCTCCTCTCTGTGTGGGGCAAGTCTAAAACAGGATCATGAAGATTCTGTAGCAGACGTGGTTCAGGTATTAGAGATGCTGAAAGAAAAAGCCCCAAAACATTTTGCTGAACATGAATATTATCAAATTGAAGAAGGATCTGTGGAAAGCTTATTGACGGCACATGTAGAATTGGAAAACACCTTGAACATCAGAATGCCTATTGTTTTGGTGTATACTAGTAATATACTGGGAACGTACCAACGCTATTGGGGAAACATGGAGATAAAATTGGGAGATCCAGTTTTCAAATCAGTGTTGAGTAGGTTTAACGATTTTCCGTTTCGAGTTGGGACAACCACTGAAACCTCAGCCACTATCCTTGAATTGAAATGCCAGCCTCAATTTGAGGAGGAAGCTTCGAGCTCTAGCATTGAAGAATCCTTAGAGGAAGGATACCATGATCCTGAATTTGAAGAGTTAATGAGGAGGATAGAGCAGGATGCTATGAGCTTGAATAAACATTATGGCAAGATAAAGGCATCTATTGTTCAAATTGATGGGCCATTTTCTGAAATTTATGAAACAGAAGCTTTCCTCTTCCAAACACTTATGAGAAATCGTTTTACGAGATTGTATATGTTTGGATCACCATTCAAGATTAAGATCACATCTTATGGGATGATTAGGTCAGAGGACGAATATATACCCATGGTCAGGACATGTTTCTGGTTATTGTACATGGTTCTTCTTGTTCTAATCTTGCTGTCATTTTGGTTTACTCGTATGACATTAGTGTGGGGTTGGTTGCTTGTCaagaaattttttgttgtttcctGTAAAAAAGTATACAGGATAGTTGACAAAAGTATTATGAGAGTAAAGAAGAAGGAATTGTAG